From Companilactobacillus heilongjiangensis, one genomic window encodes:
- the clpP gene encoding ATP-dependent Clp endopeptidase proteolytic subunit ClpP: MLVPTVIEQSSRGERAYDIYSRLLKDRIIMLSGEVNSQMANTVIAELLFLDAQDSDKDISMYINSPGGSVTDGLAIVDTMNFVKSDVQTIATGLAASMGSVILSSGTKGKRFALPNSTVLIHQPLGGAQGQQTEIEIAAQEILKTRKRLNHMLADNSGQSFEKLQKDTDRDNYMTAQEAKDYGLIDDIMTNKADK; this comes from the coding sequence ATGTTAGTTCCTACAGTTATTGAACAAAGCTCACGTGGCGAACGTGCCTATGATATTTACTCAAGATTATTAAAAGATAGAATCATCATGTTATCTGGTGAAGTTAACAGTCAAATGGCCAATACAGTCATTGCTGAACTTCTATTCCTAGATGCTCAAGATTCAGACAAAGATATTTCAATGTACATCAACTCACCCGGTGGTTCAGTTACCGACGGTTTAGCCATTGTTGATACAATGAACTTTGTTAAATCTGATGTTCAAACTATCGCTACAGGATTAGCTGCATCAATGGGATCAGTTATCTTGTCATCAGGTACAAAGGGCAAACGTTTTGCACTTCCAAACTCAACTGTTCTTATTCACCAACCATTAGGTGGCGCACAAGGTCAACAGACTGAAATTGAAATTGCTGCTCAAGAAATTTTGAAGACAAGAAAGAGATTGAACCACATGTTGGCTGATAATTCTGGCCAATCATTCGAAAAACTTCAAAAGGATACTGATCGTGATAACTACATGACAGCCCAAGAAGCTAAGGACTATGGTTTGATTGATGATATTATGACAAACAAGGCTGACAAGTAA
- a CDS encoding ACP S-malonyltransferase, protein MRTLWIFPGQGGQRSGMLDNVPQDLKTKVKDLTGVELTDDEEAYKDSIQIQLGILILQLFNIRQLHSIDEKPDVVAGHSLGVFGAAVAAGVLTEEDAIKIVFLRSTKMKEAYPVGYGMGAIVGLTRKEVTALVEKVNAPDVYVSNQNSELQIALSGSLDGIKKVLALAKDNGAQKALILKVPNPSHSPLMQSAADALREAFKTVELKRPNCTYLTNYNGHAVHTVDEVKKDMINNLIYPVYWDTMMSVASELGIDTTVEVMPGHAFTKLVHSKLPDLRNITMSEMGIDDTEFLLKKWRKIND, encoded by the coding sequence ATGCGTACTTTATGGATATTCCCAGGACAAGGTGGACAACGTTCGGGGATGTTGGATAACGTACCACAGGATTTAAAAACTAAAGTTAAAGATTTGACTGGGGTTGAGTTGACCGATGATGAAGAGGCCTACAAAGATTCCATACAGATTCAATTAGGGATTTTGATTTTACAATTATTTAACATTAGACAGTTACACAGTATTGATGAAAAGCCTGATGTTGTTGCTGGGCATTCTTTAGGAGTGTTTGGTGCCGCAGTTGCTGCTGGAGTTTTGACGGAAGAAGATGCAATTAAGATTGTCTTTCTCCGTTCGACCAAGATGAAGGAAGCTTATCCAGTTGGATATGGCATGGGAGCAATTGTTGGATTGACTCGCAAGGAAGTAACCGCACTAGTTGAAAAGGTCAATGCGCCTGATGTTTATGTTTCAAATCAAAATTCAGAGTTGCAGATAGCATTGTCTGGCTCATTGGATGGTATCAAGAAAGTTTTGGCTTTAGCAAAAGACAATGGCGCTCAAAAGGCACTTATCTTGAAGGTACCGAATCCATCGCATTCACCGTTGATGCAATCAGCTGCCGATGCTTTGCGAGAAGCATTCAAGACAGTCGAATTGAAACGTCCCAATTGTACTTATCTAACTAATTACAACGGTCATGCCGTTCACACAGTAGATGAGGTTAAAAAGGATATGATCAACAATCTGATTTATCCGGTTTATTGGGACACGATGATGAGTGTTGCCAGTGAATTGGGTATTGATACAACGGTTGAAGTGATGCCGGGGCATGCATTCACCAAGTTGGTTCATTCTAAATTGCCTGATCTGAGAAATATTACCATGAGTGAAATGGGAATTGATGATACTGAATTTCTATTAAAAAAATGGAGGAAAATAAATGACTAA
- a CDS encoding alpha/beta fold hydrolase, producing the protein MGYQVVTYDHRSHGASQRTNQGLNIMRLITDLHELIEFLHLDKPLLIGHSMGASICYGFLARYENVAAVMGIDQTVKMLNDSSWNYGFMNINKDNYRVATATAANVHETLRGIDPRIISDLNDAKNKNPFDRSSNLPLLYDHVTKDWREALEKSSHPVMLVAAQDSPYYNSDFAKLMSDSCNNVTSAVVDNSGHDIMAEVPDQFNQLLRHFVLSNRRYQ; encoded by the coding sequence ATGGGTTATCAGGTGGTAACTTATGATCATCGTAGCCATGGTGCATCTCAACGAACTAATCAGGGATTAAATATCATGCGTTTGATTACCGATTTACATGAGTTGATAGAGTTCTTGCATTTGGATAAACCTTTGCTGATTGGTCACTCCATGGGGGCAAGTATTTGTTATGGCTTTTTAGCGAGATATGAAAATGTGGCAGCAGTTATGGGCATCGACCAAACAGTCAAAATGTTAAATGATTCCAGTTGGAACTACGGATTTATGAATATTAATAAAGATAATTATCGTGTTGCAACTGCCACAGCTGCCAATGTTCATGAGACTTTGAGGGGAATAGATCCACGTATCATATCAGATTTAAATGATGCTAAGAATAAGAATCCTTTTGATAGAAGTTCAAATCTACCTTTACTATATGATCATGTAACAAAAGATTGGCGAGAGGCTTTAGAAAAAAGCAGTCATCCAGTTATGCTAGTGGCCGCCCAAGATAGTCCATATTATAATTCTGATTTTGCGAAGTTGATGTCTGATTCATGTAATAATGTCACATCTGCTGTGGTAGATAATTCTGGACATGATATTATGGCCGAAGTTCCTGACCAGTTTAATCAGTTGTTGCGGCATTTCGTATTGTCTAATCGAAGATATCAATAG
- a CDS encoding triphosphoribosyl-dephospho-CoA synthase, translated as MQIKTSVAQLAVDALKWEVNFTPKPGLVDALSNGSHDDMDLNLFLKSADSLLSGFQQTAEVSFDRDIDINLREDIGAIGRQTEADMFQATNGVNTHKGAIWTMSLLISAASALQTNDIGQILLSAQTLANLPDKYVPQSAKKTHGMATKKKYALSGARGEAQNGFPNIRKVLSYTNDADDLWIRRLMLLYSNVNDTNIVYRSNLKVLQILQRISREIFESNTPVIENSKFVELEKFVSEYNISPGGCADLFAASYFLDSLADRVN; from the coding sequence ATGCAAATTAAAACATCTGTTGCACAATTAGCAGTTGATGCTCTGAAGTGGGAAGTAAACTTTACCCCCAAGCCCGGATTAGTAGATGCATTATCCAATGGGTCACATGATGATATGGATTTAAATTTGTTCTTAAAGTCAGCTGATAGTTTACTATCGGGATTCCAACAGACAGCTGAAGTCAGTTTTGATCGAGACATCGATATTAATTTACGTGAAGATATCGGTGCAATCGGTAGACAGACAGAGGCGGACATGTTCCAAGCAACCAATGGGGTTAATACTCACAAAGGTGCTATCTGGACCATGAGTCTGTTGATAAGTGCTGCAAGCGCATTGCAGACCAATGATATAGGACAAATATTACTATCGGCGCAGACATTAGCTAATTTACCAGATAAATATGTTCCACAAAGTGCTAAGAAGACTCACGGTATGGCAACAAAGAAAAAGTATGCTTTATCGGGAGCTCGTGGTGAAGCTCAGAATGGATTTCCTAACATTAGAAAAGTTTTGAGTTACACGAATGATGCGGACGATTTGTGGATCCGTCGTTTGATGTTGTTATACAGCAATGTTAACGATACAAATATTGTTTATCGCAGTAATTTAAAAGTTCTGCAAATATTACAGAGAATTTCAAGAGAAATATTTGAAAGCAACACGCCGGTTATTGAGAATTCAAAGTTTGTCGAGTTGGAGAAATTCGTCAGTGAATACAATATTTCACCAGGTGGTTGTGCAGATTTATTTGCAGCAAGTTATTTTTTAGATAGTTTAGCGGATAGGGTAAATTAA
- a CDS encoding malonate decarboxylase subunit delta, translated as MEKLHYKFETKNPIQKPVHIGVVASGDLEVIFRPTDSDETVVSIVTGSDGFKEVWKNVLDRFFARYPIQANIEINDFGSTPGVVNLRLTQAMEALHDEK; from the coding sequence ATGGAAAAATTACATTATAAATTTGAAACTAAGAATCCCATTCAAAAACCAGTTCACATTGGTGTAGTTGCTTCTGGTGACCTTGAAGTAATCTTTCGCCCAACAGATTCTGATGAAACTGTTGTAAGTATTGTTACTGGTAGTGATGGTTTTAAAGAAGTTTGGAAAAACGTTTTGGACCGTTTCTTTGCAAGATATCCAATCCAAGCAAATATTGAAATCAATGACTTCGGTTCAACGCCCGGTGTCGTAAATCTTCGTTTAACTCAAGCAATGGAGGCATTACACGATGAAAAATAG
- a CDS encoding malonate decarboxylase holo-ACP synthase, translating into MECIELLPHSLVKIDPEEFFSDEKKPEWVVDSLIKVPLVIVRRGNVIDGKVPVGVRGVKREQRFAGYIPIKSVVSENIITPDSLIHDSWDVFSKSRRELPAINALPKIVPILKEYKWGIGGSVGFELASRQATANSSSDLDLILYEKNRLSREEASALLKQLNQFGVHADLQVVHGQKGFSLEEFVNDTSETILVKTANGPKLSRDPWTEIEKD; encoded by the coding sequence ATGGAATGCATAGAGCTTTTACCACACAGTTTAGTTAAAATTGATCCTGAAGAATTTTTTAGTGATGAAAAAAAGCCTGAATGGGTGGTCGATAGTTTGATCAAAGTGCCATTGGTGATAGTTCGTCGTGGAAATGTTATTGATGGCAAAGTACCAGTAGGTGTTAGAGGCGTCAAACGTGAGCAGAGATTTGCCGGCTATATTCCTATTAAGTCCGTGGTATCAGAAAATATAATCACTCCGGACTCACTGATACATGATTCGTGGGATGTATTTTCGAAAAGTCGTCGAGAGTTACCGGCAATCAATGCTTTACCAAAAATTGTTCCCATTTTGAAAGAATATAAGTGGGGAATTGGCGGTAGCGTTGGCTTTGAATTGGCTAGTCGACAAGCAACTGCTAATAGCAGTAGTGACTTGGATTTGATTTTATATGAAAAGAATCGTTTATCACGTGAAGAGGCAAGCGCACTTCTAAAACAGTTGAATCAATTTGGAGTTCACGCGGATTTACAAGTTGTTCACGGTCAAAAAGGCTTTTCGTTAGAAGAGTTTGTAAATGATACTAGTGAAACAATATTAGTTAAAACTGCTAATGGACCAAAACTTTCGCGAGATCCGTGGACAGAAATAGAGAAGGATTAA
- the mdcD gene encoding biotin-independent malonate decarboxylase subunit beta, with protein sequence MKNSFVELHARERAEALLDDNARELVGPLDNMISPHLEPQGIVPESDDGVVLMRGTINGKNALVISIEGKFQGGGIGEVSGAKIVAALEKALEDNKAGKTIYPVIVLDTGGVRLQEANYGLLSISEIHNAVIALKKYVPVIGLVPGRVGSFGGMSITASILSYLIATKKARIALNGPEVIEQEAGVREFDSSDKDLIWNTLGTKQRLATGLVDEVVDDTVDDIKKSVSDAIDAKKDAHRTEHVDFYLSLLDQLDPSKKLDIEGYRKLYPEIKAEKHVIADAVEGNEPGTKSRGRLWFEKLTGIKNAKSSVSTVLHAEKDGKEYVAIVPDADNKFPRVRDGEVGLEEGFAVASIVNKVVADDADKDVKRPIIMVVDVPSQAYGYQEELIGIHVALGSSAAAYAKARQAGHPVIAFIPGDAVSGGFLAHGLQSNRLIALDDTSITIQAMSKASAARITQRTIAELEEATKHVPAMAYDIDNYEKLGALYKLVKGIGSYEATDENVTKINSIIDEAIQSTVGKPTDLHFRYETPIAVASGRKATNAVRKAVFEQWNA encoded by the coding sequence ATGAAAAATAGTTTTGTTGAATTACATGCACGTGAACGTGCTGAGGCATTGCTTGACGATAATGCCCGTGAATTAGTTGGACCACTTGATAATATGATTTCACCACACTTGGAGCCACAAGGTATCGTGCCTGAAAGTGATGATGGTGTAGTTTTAATGCGTGGCACTATCAATGGTAAGAATGCTCTAGTTATTTCTATCGAAGGTAAATTCCAAGGCGGTGGTATTGGTGAGGTTAGTGGTGCCAAGATTGTTGCTGCATTGGAGAAGGCCTTAGAAGATAACAAGGCTGGAAAGACGATCTATCCAGTTATTGTTCTTGATACTGGTGGTGTTCGTCTACAAGAGGCTAACTATGGTTTGCTTTCAATTTCAGAAATCCATAATGCCGTTATTGCTTTGAAGAAGTATGTTCCAGTTATCGGTCTAGTTCCTGGACGTGTTGGTTCATTCGGTGGTATGTCAATTACTGCTTCAATTCTTTCATATTTAATTGCTACTAAGAAAGCTAGAATCGCTCTAAACGGACCAGAAGTTATTGAACAAGAGGCTGGCGTTCGTGAGTTTGATTCCAGCGATAAAGATTTGATTTGGAATACATTGGGTACTAAACAAAGATTAGCAACTGGACTTGTTGATGAAGTTGTCGATGATACAGTTGATGACATTAAAAAGTCAGTTTCAGATGCTATTGACGCTAAAAAAGATGCTCACAGAACTGAACATGTCGATTTCTACCTATCATTGTTGGATCAACTTGATCCTAGTAAGAAACTTGATATTGAAGGATATCGTAAGCTTTACCCAGAAATTAAGGCTGAAAAACATGTTATTGCTGATGCGGTTGAAGGAAACGAACCAGGTACAAAGAGCCGTGGCCGTCTATGGTTTGAAAAACTAACAGGTATCAAGAACGCCAAAAGTTCTGTATCTACAGTTTTGCACGCTGAAAAAGATGGTAAGGAATATGTTGCGATTGTCCCTGATGCTGACAATAAGTTTCCTCGTGTCCGTGACGGTGAAGTAGGTCTTGAAGAAGGATTTGCTGTTGCAAGTATCGTCAACAAAGTTGTTGCTGATGATGCTGACAAGGATGTAAAACGTCCTATCATCATGGTTGTTGATGTACCTAGTCAAGCTTATGGTTATCAAGAAGAATTAATTGGTATCCACGTTGCCTTGGGTTCAAGTGCTGCAGCATATGCTAAGGCTCGTCAAGCTGGACACCCAGTTATCGCCTTTATTCCGGGGGATGCTGTCTCAGGTGGTTTCTTAGCACATGGTCTACAATCAAATAGATTGATTGCCTTGGACGATACATCAATCACTATCCAAGCCATGTCAAAAGCCAGTGCTGCACGTATTACACAACGTACAATTGCTGAACTTGAGGAAGCTACCAAGCATGTTCCAGCAATGGCTTATGATATCGACAATTATGAAAAACTGGGTGCTCTATATAAGCTAGTTAAGGGTATCGGTTCATATGAAGCTACTGACGAAAATGTAACTAAGATCAATTCAATTATTGATGAAGCTATCCAAAGTACAGTTGGCAAACCAACAGATTTGCATTTCCGTTATGAAACACCTATCGCTGTTGCAAGTGGTCGTAAGGCTACAAATGCAGTTCGTAAGGCAGTCTTTGAACAATGGAATGCATAG
- a CDS encoding acyltransferase, whose product MNSRLDNTRPADIGDYMKVFACTAVMMQTVLGVVLGTNPPDNAQTFIGIIYNLVKFTAPAFIFGILYTTTRTTGNNSWNNYGGYMKKQWSALFVPTIWWTLAYLLIFPDVQQVNQFNSVGSFLWNFINGNAAPHLWYNTMMLQFIILMPFFWALGHWVKKSTTNAIWAIALTVVGYAAWLYFYDANVFHGPQATNWYLLDRLFVSFVIYGIFGVIAWVYREKFETIIRKTWIFLAVAIIAVYYWTNSELSAYGFPVQLTNAPYYKPSMTLYALLVISLVAALSMYHLRNNSKALPVFHFLAVYAYRAYLSNVFWFQIIWRIFGHNLALAHPIVAIVVCYLITWCLAFTSAYTFHIIWSRVKSGFNSKEVSEQVKQ is encoded by the coding sequence ATGAATTCAAGATTAGACAATACAAGACCCGCTGATATCGGGGACTACATGAAAGTCTTCGCTTGTACTGCCGTTATGATGCAGACTGTTCTTGGTGTCGTTCTAGGCACCAATCCACCAGACAACGCCCAAACATTTATTGGGATTATTTATAATCTAGTTAAATTCACAGCTCCAGCCTTTATTTTTGGTATTTTATACACAACTACCAGAACTACTGGCAACAACAGCTGGAATAACTATGGTGGATATATGAAGAAACAATGGTCTGCTCTTTTTGTACCTACAATTTGGTGGACATTGGCATATTTACTAATATTTCCAGACGTTCAACAAGTAAATCAATTTAATAGTGTCGGCAGTTTCTTATGGAACTTTATAAACGGTAATGCTGCACCGCACCTGTGGTATAACACTATGATGCTTCAATTTATCATTTTAATGCCATTCTTCTGGGCACTCGGACATTGGGTCAAGAAAAGTACTACTAATGCTATCTGGGCAATTGCTTTGACAGTTGTCGGCTATGCGGCATGGCTATACTTTTACGATGCCAACGTATTCCACGGACCCCAAGCTACTAACTGGTACCTATTAGATAGACTATTTGTTAGTTTCGTTATTTATGGAATATTTGGTGTTATCGCTTGGGTATATCGTGAAAAATTTGAAACAATTATTAGAAAGACTTGGATTTTCCTAGCTGTAGCAATCATTGCCGTTTATTATTGGACGAACAGTGAACTATCAGCTTATGGATTCCCTGTTCAATTGACTAATGCTCCTTACTACAAGCCATCAATGACTTTGTATGCATTATTAGTTATTAGTTTAGTTGCCGCATTATCAATGTATCATTTGCGCAACAACTCCAAGGCTCTACCTGTATTTCACTTCTTAGCTGTCTATGCTTACCGTGCATACCTATCAAACGTTTTCTGGTTCCAGATCATCTGGAGAATCTTCGGCCACAATTTGGCTCTGGCTCATCCAATCGTTGCCATTGTCGTTTGTTACTTGATTACATGGTGTCTAGCATTCACATCTGCTTACACATTCCACATTATCTGGTCACGTGTAAAATCAGGATTTAATTCCAAAGAAGTCTCAGAGCAAGTCAAACAATGA
- a CDS encoding LysR family transcriptional regulator — MNLTQLKCFAVVANQESITKAAEILYISQPAVSKTIKQLEDELQVQLFDRTGRTLKLNRAGRLFFSYVNDSLKELDRGVNAVQGGVDNSDQPISILLEVASPFIPSIVTNIKDKFPNVRLSLAQHTVREADFKQFDFIVTSHPLKDLTNVPVLKEEIFVGWNSKFGYTKKFINPTEIKSEKFIGLTKNNPLRNTIDRYFNERGISLNYMYETDDPATIRGLIEAGIGLSFIPSVTWQTIDEQVQLARLTPEPLQRTIFLCSPASNLTDIQREISNELIKLFLSFQRSELKI, encoded by the coding sequence ATGAATTTAACACAATTAAAATGCTTTGCAGTCGTTGCGAATCAAGAAAGTATTACCAAAGCTGCTGAAATACTCTATATTTCACAACCAGCTGTCAGTAAAACCATCAAACAATTGGAAGACGAGTTACAAGTCCAGCTGTTTGATCGAACTGGTAGAACTCTAAAACTAAATCGTGCTGGTAGATTATTCTTCAGCTATGTTAATGATAGTTTGAAAGAATTGGATCGTGGTGTTAATGCTGTTCAAGGCGGAGTTGATAATTCCGATCAACCTATTTCAATCTTGTTGGAAGTGGCATCTCCTTTTATTCCCAGTATTGTAACCAATATTAAAGATAAATTTCCAAATGTTAGACTAAGTCTGGCACAGCATACGGTCAGAGAAGCTGACTTTAAACAATTCGACTTTATCGTTACCAGTCACCCACTCAAAGATCTGACAAACGTTCCTGTATTAAAAGAAGAAATCTTCGTTGGTTGGAATTCCAAATTTGGCTATACCAAGAAATTTATTAACCCAACAGAAATTAAAAGTGAAAAATTTATCGGTCTGACTAAGAATAATCCCTTACGAAATACCATCGACCGTTATTTCAACGAACGAGGGATTTCTTTAAATTACATGTACGAAACTGACGATCCAGCAACTATCCGTGGTCTCATTGAAGCTGGTATTGGATTAAGTTTCATCCCTTCAGTTACTTGGCAGACTATTGATGAGCAAGTGCAACTGGCTAGACTGACTCCCGAACCATTGCAGAGAACGATTTTTCTATGCTCACCTGCTAGTAATTTGACCGACATTCAACGAGAAATCAGTAATGAATTAATCAAGTTATTTTTGAGTTTTCAACGTTCTGAACTAAAAATTTAA
- the mdcA gene encoding malonate decarboxylase subunit alpha yields the protein MTKRSWTTHRDAKNAKLEKVAPMMDGKFVQTENAKELLEDLITPGDKVVLEGDNQKQASFLSKVLASVDPEKVHDLHMIMSSVSRPEHLDIFETGIASKLDFSFAGPQSTRISQMIADGTMTVGDIHTYLELYARLYVDLIPNVVLVAADKVDHDGNLYTGANTEETPVIVESAAFKDGIVIVQANEIVDKVPRVDIPGDWVDVVIQADQPYQLEPLFTRDPQNITELQILMGMMAIRGIYEKHNVQTVNHGVGFNTAAIELLLPTYGEQLGLKGKIVPNWEVNPTPTLIPAIESGWVKTIHSFGGEVGMENYIAHRPDIFFVGKDGTMRSNRAFGQMAGQYALDMFVGSTLQIDKYGNSSTVTNGRLSGFGGAPNMGSNPTGRRHSTPAWQSLRPDNDPLGKGQKLVVQMVETFGSNKKPVFVDHLDAEEVRKEAKLANVPIMIYSEDTTHIVTEEGIAYLYKTDSMAERQAAIEAIAGVTPVGLRSDPKKLADLRARDIVALPEDLDVHRKEAKRSLLAAQTMDDLVSWSDGLYNPPAKFRSWS from the coding sequence ATGACTAAAAGAAGTTGGACTACACATCGTGATGCCAAAAACGCTAAGTTAGAAAAAGTTGCACCAATGATGGATGGTAAGTTTGTACAAACTGAAAACGCAAAGGAATTGTTGGAGGACTTAATTACCCCCGGAGACAAAGTTGTCTTGGAAGGAGATAACCAAAAGCAAGCTAGTTTCTTGTCAAAAGTATTAGCTTCGGTTGATCCAGAAAAAGTTCATGACCTACACATGATTATGTCATCTGTTTCAAGACCAGAACATTTGGATATTTTCGAAACAGGTATTGCTAGCAAGTTGGACTTTTCATTTGCCGGACCACAAAGTACTCGTATCTCACAAATGATTGCTGATGGAACAATGACCGTTGGTGATATCCATACATATCTTGAATTGTATGCACGTCTATACGTTGACTTGATTCCTAATGTCGTCCTAGTTGCTGCCGATAAAGTTGACCATGACGGTAACTTGTACACTGGTGCTAACACAGAAGAGACACCTGTAATCGTTGAATCAGCTGCTTTCAAAGACGGAATCGTTATTGTTCAAGCTAATGAAATCGTTGATAAAGTTCCACGTGTTGATATTCCTGGTGACTGGGTCGATGTTGTTATTCAAGCCGACCAACCATATCAACTAGAACCACTATTCACACGTGATCCACAAAATATTACCGAATTACAAATTCTGATGGGTATGATGGCAATCCGTGGTATCTATGAGAAACATAATGTACAAACAGTTAACCATGGTGTTGGTTTTAATACTGCCGCTATCGAACTATTGCTACCTACATATGGTGAACAACTAGGCTTGAAAGGCAAGATTGTTCCTAACTGGGAAGTTAACCCTACACCGACATTGATTCCTGCTATTGAAAGTGGCTGGGTCAAGACTATTCACAGTTTCGGTGGTGAAGTTGGTATGGAGAATTACATCGCTCACCGTCCTGACATTTTCTTCGTTGGTAAAGATGGAACAATGAGATCAAACCGTGCTTTTGGTCAAATGGCTGGTCAATATGCACTTGATATGTTCGTTGGTTCAACTCTACAAATTGATAAATATGGTAACTCTTCAACTGTTACAAATGGTCGTCTATCTGGATTCGGTGGTGCTCCTAACATGGGTAGTAACCCAACAGGCCGTCGTCACTCAACACCAGCATGGCAAAGTCTACGTCCAGACAATGATCCACTAGGCAAAGGACAAAAACTAGTCGTACAAATGGTTGAAACATTTGGCTCAAACAAGAAGCCAGTTTTCGTTGACCACTTGGATGCTGAAGAAGTTAGAAAAGAAGCTAAATTAGCTAATGTTCCTATCATGATCTATTCAGAAGATACAACTCATATCGTTACTGAAGAGGGTATCGCATACTTGTACAAGACAGATAGTATGGCTGAAAGACAAGCTGCTATTGAAGCTATTGCCGGAGTTACACCAGTTGGATTGAGAAGTGATCCTAAAAAACTTGCTGACTTACGTGCACGTGATATCGTCGCATTGCCAGAAGATCTTGATGTACATCGTAAGGAAGCTAAACGTTCACTTCTTGCTGCACAAACAATGGACGACTTAGTAAGCTGGTCAGATGGACTATATAATCCACCAGCTAAGTTCAGAAGTTGGTCATAA